AATTTGATGCGGTCACGCATCATGGCTTCCTTCATGCGCTGTTCAGGGTCGCCGTAACGTTCCATATACAGCTTCCTATATTTCTGAGGAATGGAATTCCATGCGTATAGTGCCTGGCTACCCTCACCACCGCCACGGTGAACACTGACGATATTACCGCGAGTGACATTCTTCAACAATGTGTCACCTTTGATAATAGCTTCGCCGCCTCCCGTTAATTCCGCGTAGGTTACGCACAATATCTTATTGAAATACTCCATCCCGTCAAACTCTTACAAACTCATAGCCATTATTTCAACTTCGTTCTGCAACGCCATGAAACTGGGCACGTCAAGATTATGCTCCACACGCGTCTCTTTGCCGTCAATCAGAACATGCGTGCTGCCGTCATTGCGATCATACACCAATTTAACACGTTCTCCATAACGCTGCGTCATGGTCTTTTCCACCTCCTCGTGAGTGGTTTCCATTTCCTCGGGTTTCCAGCTTGGAACGCCACCGAACTGTGTCAGGGCCGTGTAACGTATCTTCCGTGCCAGGTCACTCTCGCGCTTGAAATTCAGCGCTAACCACACCATCATCTTAGAGCAGCTGAATATCTTGCAAAGCTGCGTCTTTGCTTTGTCACTTACATAAATCTTCTTTTCCATATCTTTTCTTTATTAATATTATGTTTGTAGGCGGAGGGGAATCGAACCCCAGTTGCCGAGATGTTCTGGTCCGCTACCATTCGGACGTAGCCGCCTTGGGTTATCCTACAATCTATTCACCTAGTCTATTTTGTTCCCGATGTCTTAGAGATGTAAACATCATATTTCTTAAAGAATAACATGCCCAATATGCTTCATTGCAAAAGCAGGCCTCGCTATTTTCTCCTGTAATGCGCATGTCACTTATCACCCCGCTTAATGCGTCAACCAGCGCATCTATTTTCTCAACACTTACTCGGTCTAATAAACTCTTGTTCATGTCTTACTTACAATAAGGTTATTTAGAAATTCGTCACATCATAATATCTAACGTCATCGTAGGAAACCTGTGCTCCTAATGAGGTAACATTAAGCATAAGATAGTTGAATGCCTCATTATACGTTTCAAAACGTGACCAGTTTTCATGCAAATGGATGGCTGCTCTTTTGATTTGTGCCTGACTTTGTGCTTTGATAATCGTACAAACGTCTGCTTTGTTCACATTTAACTTGTAAGATGCGTAGAAGTAAGTTTTCATATTCCTATATTTTTTAATTAAACATTCTTGTTTCTCGCCCCTTTTTTGTATTTTTGACGCGGTGTTTATGTATTAAACATGTTGCAAAGATATAGAAATATTTCTATACTCCAAAATTTTTATTGATAAATTTCATGTTTTATGGGAAATTTTATAGAAAGACTTCAATACTATATGTCGCAAAGCGGTATCAATGACAATCAAATGACTGTCACTGCGGGCTTGTCTGTCGGACTTTTAGGCAAGGCTAAAAATGGAGGGAAAGGTCTAAGCTCTGTAAGTATTGAAAAAATTCTATTAGCATACGATGATATTAATCCAGACTGGTTGCTAACAGGTCGCGGTCCTATGCTCAAAACGAAAGGTAGTAACCAATCATGCAGTGTAGCTGAAGACACAATTCCCGACCATAAAGATAAGAAAAATAAGGCTATTTACCCCAAAAAACAAGAAGAAAATTCTATAACGGAGGCACTTCTTTCTGAACCCTCCGTTTCATACACTCCCAGTAAAGGTGCACCATACTATGATGTGGACTTCCTTGGAGGCTTTGACCTTACATTTAATAATCAGACTATCAATCCTGAATACAACATCGATTTCAAGCCATTCAACAAGCCGGGGGTCACCTGGGTGAACATCACGGGTCATTCAATGGAACCTAAAATCAACCATGGAGATATCATTGCGCTCAAGGAATGCCGACTTGAGGATGTGCAATACGGCGAGATCTATGCCGTTGTCCTCGATACTATTCGCACCGTCAAGATACTTCGCAAGTCCAATGACCCGAACAGAATGCGTTACGTGCCCATCAACGAGGAGAACTACGATGAGCAGGAGTACGACAATTCCCGTATTCTCCGCATCTTCGAAGTACTCGGTAACATAAGCCGATTTATGTAAACATTAAATAATTTCAAACTTAATATTCACTTTAACTTCAACAATTATGGCAAAAGAAAAAGACGAAGAGGAAAAGGAGAAATATCCAAGACCTCAAACCCCAGATGCTGTGTACACTAATTCAATGGATAGTTCAGATATTCAGCCAGTTTAATGAGTATGGTTATAACGGCAACCATTAAAAAGGTTGCCTTTATAACCTTCATCACACATTTAATTACTTTTGCACGCTTCTCCAATATGTTTGAATTGTAGTCGTAGCAATATTGATTTTCTTCTATAGCAGACACCAAGAGCGTGTGCTGGTATGCACCATTCGATTTATAAGCATCTATAAGCTCTTTGGTGATTAAATAACGTGGCTGGTTTCCCTGATGGATAAAAGGGTGTACCCATATTGCCTTGGAAAACATCAATGCAGTAGCTATACCACAGCCCAACCACAATACAACACACGGAAGCAGAACAGTTATATCCACACACCTAATCAAGTAAGCGGTTATTCCTGAGAAAACAGTAAGTAGGAAACCAAAAAGGGTATAGGCGCGGTCTGTAGACTTGCGCAGCTGTTCAAGTGAACTTGCAACCAGCTTATCTGAACGCTCCAGTACAATTCTAAACGTTGTATCATTCAAACGCTCCCACTGCTCATCACTAATCTTAAATGTCTGTTCCATATTGCCCTCCTTATGCGCCGCGCGCACACTTTTTTATGATTTAACACCGCAAATATAGCTAAAAAGCCCGATAAACAGGGCGTTCTACGAAATTATTTTTATTCGTCACATGGTATTATACCCCCTGTTTTGTGGAATAAAGGGGGGGGTAAAACGATAAAAAACGGCATTAATCCGCTTTTTTTTGTCCTTATTAGGGGGGTGAATGTGGTCAAAACTATATTAAAAGTGTCCACCCAAATGTCCACCCAATCGATACATTTCGTTTTGCATTGTCCTCCCAATCGTCCACCCAAGTGTCCACCCAATCCCATTTTTTACCCTAAAATCACCCGTTTAAAGACCCTATAAAATGAAAAAACGGCTTCCGACCGTTCAAATACGTGTCGAAAACCGTTCAAGTGTCGTTCAATCAGCGTTTTAGCTGTTCAAACGCATCCTTATTTTGTTGCCTTAGAGCGTATAAGTTCGCCTGCCCTGATACATGCCTTTTTATTCAGTACAACGCCTCCCTTGCTCAACCCTACGCGTTCTAATGAACACTGCTTTATACCTATCTCCTCAGCCGTTAGAACGCTGTAAATCGCAGGAATAGAACCGAAATAATAGTTCTTTCGTCCCTGCATCAATTGTACGTGTATTACCTTAGTCATATTTACTTCTTTTTGCTGCAAATATACAAAATAATAATTATATACGATATTTTAATGATTTATATTTTATTCTTTACGACAAAATAAAAGGCAGGATGCAACTGCTTCTGCCATGCTTCAAGCGTTCTCAATTCACCCAGTAAGGCCCTTTCCTTCACCTGTGCCGTCCTCTATCGCCTTCATGTTATAAATTACCCGTCTTCAATCAAAACGCCGTCTCATGTAGCCCTATTTTTCACCCATGTAACATTTATGCTTCAAACACTGTTCAAATAATCCCCTAAATGTAACACGAATGTAACGCAATGTAACATTTCGTTTTGCAAGCTGTCTTTGTCTAATTTCGTTCTAACTGATTGAATATCAACATATATAGTCGTTTTCTGTCATCTTCCATTTTGTTACATTTCGTTTTATGCCCCTTATGAAAACCGAACTTGAAATAGCCCGCGAATGTCAGTTGCAATCCATTGAAAGGATTGCTGAAAAGATTGATATTCCCACAGAAGAACTCGAAAACTATGGTAAATACATTGCTAAAGTACCCCTTAAACTCATTGATGAAAAGCGCGTCAAGAAGAGCAATCTCATTCTTGTGACAGCTATAAGTCCGACAAAAGCCGGCATCGGAAAGACCACCGTCAGCATCGGATTGTCAATGGCGATGAACCGATTGGGGCATAAATCCGTGTTGGCATTGCGCGAACCTTCACTTGGCCCGTGCTTCGGAATGAAAGGCGGTGCCACAGGAGGAGGCTATGCACAGGTGCTGCCCATGGACAGAATAAACCTTCATTTCACAGGCGATTTCCATGCAATTACATCGGCTCACAATATGATTGCAGCCCTACTCGACAACTATCTCTATCAGCACCATGAAGAAGGTTTTGCACTTAAGGATGTGCTCTGGCGCCGTGTGCTTGATGTGAACGACCGAAATCTACGCTGTATCACAACCGGTCTGGGGGCAAAAACCAACGGGCTGCTCAGCGAAAGCGGTTTTGACATCACGCCGGCCAGTGAGATTATGGCCATTCTTTGCCTCGCCACAGACGAAGAAGACCTACGCCGACGCATCGATAATGTCTTATTAGGCATCACTCTTGACGACAACCCCTTCTGCGTGAAAGACCTCGGCATAGGCGGAGCCATGACAGTTTTGCTGCGGGATGCACTCAATCCGAACCTCGTTCAGACCATTGAAGGCACGGCGGCCTTTATCCATGGCGGCCCGTTTGCCAACATTGCACACGGCTGCAACAGTATTCTGGCCACGAAAATGGCCATGAGCTTTGGCGATTATGTCGTGACAGAAGCAGGCTTTGGGGCCGATCTTGGGGCTGAAAAGTTCTTGGATATCAAATGCCGTAAAGCAGGAATACAACCGCGACTCACGGTATTAGTGGCCACAATCATGGGGCTGAAGATGCATGGCGGCATGCAGGTGGGCGACCCGGAGAACGGCTGTTGCGAGCATATCCGTAAGGGATTGGAAAATTTAGACAGACACATTGCCAACATGCAACACATGGGACAGCGCGTCATCGTGACCCTGAACCGCTTCGGCAATGACACAGAAGAAGAGATTACTGTCGTCAGTGAACATTGCGAGAAGTTAGGAATTGGCTTCGCCGTAAACGAGGCTTACATGAAAGGAAGCGAGGGTTGCATGGATTTGGCACAGCTTGCCATCGACGAAATTGCAGCTCATCCTTCAGAAGACATCGCTTATTGCTATACAGATGAAGCCAACGTGAAGGATAAGATTACGGCCGTGGCCAAGCAAGTCTATGGTGCCAAGCAGGTAGTTTTCAAGAAACAGGCATTGGAAATGCTTGAGCGCATTGCCAAATGGAACCTTGAACGCTACCCTGTCTGCATTGCCAAGACCCAATATTCATTGAGTGATGACGCTAAACGGCACGGCGTTCCCAAGGATTTTACTTTCACTATTCGCGACCTTGTCATCAATATGGGCGCCGAAATGATTGTGGCTATCGCGGGCGATATCATGCGCATGCCAGGACTTCCACGCCATCCACAAGCAGAAAGGATTGACATTCAAGACGGACTGCTGATTGGTTTGGAATAAAGAAAGCACAGAAAGACTTCTGTTTCTACCCTTATTTTCAAATTGCAGACATTAGCAGACAGCCCGCAAAAAGAACAGACCTTGCGAATATTTCAATAATATCCGCAAGGTCTATAGTTCAGTGTCATGCTGAAATTGGGCACAGCGCATTTAACTGAATGGCTACAGTTTCCCTTGCTCTCCCAAATAACTGTCCTTAAACCCAAGGAAATAGAGCACACCATCCAAGCCGATGTTGTTGATAGACTGCTGTGCCGTTGCCTTCACACGAGGCTTTGCATGGAATGCAATCCCTAATCCGGCTTCTGCTATCATCGGCAAATCGTTGGCACCGTCTCCCACAGCAATGGTCTGTGCAAGGTTCACCTGTTCAACTTGAGCAATGAGTTTCAGGAGTTCAGCCTTGCGTTTTCCGTCGACAATATCACCCACATAGCGCCCTGTCAGCTTACCATTCTCATCAATTTCAAGTTCATTTGCGTAGACATAGTCAATGCCATAGCGACGCCGGAGCTGTTCTCCGAAGAAGGTAAATCCACCACTAAGAATGGCAATCTTATATCCACATCGCTTCAATACTGACATCAATCGGTCGGCTCCTTCGGTGATAGGCATGTGCTCTGCAATATCTTGCATCACGCTGACATCAAGTCCTTTGAGCAATGCCACACGCTCCGTGAAACTCTCCTTGAAATCAATCTCGCCACGCATGGCACGCTCTGTGATAGCTTTCACCTTATCCCCCACTCCGGCACGAGCTGCCAGTTCATCAATACATTCTGTCTGAATGAGCGTCGAGTCCATATCAAAGCAGATGAGACGGCGCATGCGTCGATACATATCATCACGCTGGAAAGAAAAGTCTATCTCCTGTTCTGAAGCCAAATGCATCAGTTTTGACTGCATCAGTTCACGGTCTTTCGGAGTTCCGCGCAGTGAGAATTCAATGCAGGCACGCACATTCCGTTCAGGATGCTTGATGCTCATGCGACCTGTCATCCTTCGAATAAAGTCGATGTTCAGTCCCTGTTCAGCAATAATCTTTGTTGCAGCAGCAATCTGTTTGGCTGAAAGCGAGCGACCAATCACGGTCAGAATGTAGCGGTTCTTGCCCTGATGATCGACCCATGACTCATATTCATCGTCAGAAATCGGTGCAAATCCGATGTTCACATTCAGTTCCTCGGCCTTGAACAGCAATTCTTTCATCACCTGACCAGAGTGCGTATCATCAATGCGGATAAGTATTCCGAGCGACAAGGTGCTGTGAATGTCGGCCTGACCGATATCTAAAATGCGGGCATTATAGCGTGCCAGAATTCCCATGACGGCTGCAGTGAGGCCCGGACGGTCCTGTCCTGTGATGCGAATAAGTATCTGTTCTTCTTTTCCTTCTATATTTTCCATCTCATAAAGTGGTTTTCATTTGCTCATAAAGTAATCTCTCCCGAACCGTAACAATAATGGTGCTGTGCGTCATAGACCACGCAGAACTGTCCCGGAGCCACACCATGTATCTTGTTGTCAGCATGAATAACATAGGTGTTTTCACCTGTTCTTTCAAGCGTTGCAGGCAGATATTCGGGAGTATGACGTATCTTGAACGTAATGCGTTCGGGCAATTCGGGCAACGCTGTTCCCTCTGGACAATAGGTCGTGGCATGGAAATCATGTATCTTGAAGTCTTGCTTATACGCCATTTCAGGGTCATAACCATGGCTGACATACAGGATATTACGCTCCACATCCTTTTTAACCACAAACCAAGGACCACCGCCAAAGCCAAGTCCCTTACGCTGACCAATCGTGTGAAACCACAGTCCTTTGTGCTCACCTATCTTCTTTCCTGTCTCCAATTCAATGACATCACCCACGCTTTCGCCTAAATAACGACGCACATATTCATTGTAGTCAATGTTTCCCAAGAAGCAGATGCCCTGACTGTCACGGCGCTTTGCATTGATAAGATGTTCTCTTTCGGCTATCTCGCGCACTTCATTCTTTTCGAAATGTCCTATTGGGAAGATGGCCTTTCTCAGTTGCCAGCCATAGATTTGTGCCAAGAAATCAGTCTGATCTTTAACCGGGTCAGGACTTGTCGTGAGCCACTTTCGCCCCTCAATCCATTCGGTCTGTGCATAATGTCCGGTAGCAATGAGGTCGTAATCGTGGCCTATCTTCTCATCGAAAGCACCAAACTTGATGAGCCGATTGCACATGACATCAGGGTTTGGTGTGAAGCCGGCTTTCACCTTATCCATAGTGTATCGCGTCACTTGAGACCAGTATTCCTTGTGGCAATCAATCACTTTCAACTGACAACCGAAGCGATTTGTCAAAGCCGTTGCCATTTCCAAGTCTTCTTCACTCGTGCAATCCCACTCTTCTTTCTCCTCGGGACCAATCATGATGTAGAAGCAATCGGGATGCAAACCATGGCTCACCATCTCGTAAAGCACCACACTGCTGTCGACACCTCCCGAAAGAAGAAGTGCTATCCGCTTGTCCTTTATTTCATCATAATTTATCATTCGCCAGAAAATCAAACTTTATTCATTTTACTTAAATGCTTCTTTCCCACTTTCATGCGGTCGAAACCTAAGCCATAAACGCCTGAAACGGCACTCTGACTGACGAAGGCTTCAGGGTCTACATCATCGATAATCCTAAATATGTTGTGGCTTTCATTCTGCTTGGCAATAATGAAAAGCATTCCCATCTTCTTGCCCGTGTAGAAGCCATGCGCATCAATCACCGTGCAACCACGGTTAGCCTCATTGTTAATCAGGCGTCCGATCTCCTGATATTTCTCTGAAATCACGAAGAATTGTACCGATCGACGAAAACCATTGATGACGTGGTCTACCGTATAAGACATTACGAAAAGCACGATATAACCATAGATGACTTTCTCCCAACTGCCTATAACCAAGTAGCTGGATGTAATGACACAGAGGTCGCACATGAGTATGATATGCCCCAAAGATATGTCTTTATACTTATGCACTATGGCTGCAATGACATCCGAACCTCCCGTGCTTCCATTGCGCAAAAGGCTGAAACCTGTGCTCAAACCCAGCAGCAAACCACCCACTACGCAGGCCAGAAACGGCTCCTTACTGAACATCACCTTATCGCCCACTACACCTTGCCAAAGCGTAGTAAACAATGTAAAGACACTCACTGCATATATGGTCTTGACACAGAATTTAAGCCCCAACACCTTGAGTGCAGCTGCCAACAGCAATATGTTGATACCCAGATAGGTGTACTGAACGTGGATACCCGTGGCCCAAAACACCACAGACGATATACCGGGCAGGCCTCCAATGGTAATCTTGTGAGGTAAAAGAAAGACCACCCAGCCCAGACTTCCCACGACCATTGCCAACGCAATGATAAGATAATCATAGCAACCGCGAACCAGTTTCCTGTCTATTTTTTTCATAAAAGTGTAGCTTTGTCAAGCTGCAAAATTACAAAATAAAAGCCCAACTCCTGCAAATTGGACTTTAAAAGTGAGTTTAAGGGCTTACAATCCAAGGAAAACCATCAGTCCACCCAAGGCTATATACCCGATAGCATAAGGCAAAGCAGAACGCAATATCTCCCCATCCCTGCCCTGCATATCGCAGGCTGCCGTGGCAATGGCTATGCTCTGAGGACTTATCATCTTGCCTCCTGTGGCACCAGTCGTATTGGCAGCCACAAGCCAATTGGTCTCCGTGCCCGGCACTCCGTAGAAAGTGGAGTGCCCCGTCAAACCTAACTGCCCTGCAACATTGGCCTGCAATTTGGCAAAGAGAATATTCGAAGAGGTGTCAGAACCCGTGACAAACGTACCGACAGCACCAATAAGCGGAGCAAAGAAGGGATAGAAACCACCCGTAATCGCAACAAGTCCCGAAGCGATAGCACTGATCATACCGCTGTAGTTCATGACCGATGCCAACGAAATCAAGCAGATAATCGTGATGATAGTGTTCTTCAAATTGACTGTTGTTCGGGCTAATATCCGCATCATCCGACCGAAAGAGAGTCCTTGTATCAATCCACCTATCGTGGCTCCAAGGAACAACATGAGTCCCGCATTGCTTATCCAACCAAACTTAAACGTTGAACCGATAACGGGAATGGCAACTTTTGAAACGAGATGTGATTTCAGAAAATCGTTTACCGGTGGGCAGAGTGCACCCGAAACTAAAATGAGAAGCAAGATAAAGAGATAGACACTCCATGCCTTGAAGGTCTCACCCAACGAATAACGCGCAGTCGGCAAGCCCTCACGTCCCTTGCGGTCGAAGAGCTTTACATAGAGAAGTATGGCGAGAATAGCTGCCACAGAGCCGATGATTGCAGGCGTTTCAGAACCCAAGAAATGGGCACAAAGATACTGCACGACAACTGAAATGCCACCCACCCAGAGTGAAAGTATGATGTTTTTCACAATGGCTTTGCGGTCGGTCAGCGTCAGAATGATAAACGGCAGCAGGATAAAAAGCGGTGCCAACTGAATGACGGCAAACGACGATGTTTCGCAAATGGCCTCAACAGGAGCTGCCCCTCCCGGTGCTACCTCATTGCACAGGGTCGTCACCGGCACACCAACAGCACCGAAACCCGTGGCTACCGTGTTGCCGATTAAAGCCACAAGCGCCGAGAACATAGGCTTGAAACCCAGGCCAATCAATATGGCTGCAGGAATGGCTACAGCCGTTCCGAAACCTGCCATGCCCTCCAACAATCCGCCAAAGCCCCAGACAAGCATCAAGACAAGAATGCCCTTGTCGCTCGTGATAGCGGTGAATTGCCGCTTAATGACCTCTATCTGCCTACTTTCCACAAGGATATTATAGCTGTAGATAGCCATCAGAATGATGATGAGAATGGGGAAAACGGCTTTGAGCATGCCCTCAACAATGCTCCACCCCACTACTTCAAAGATGCCCGAAGCCTTGAAAGCGTCAGGCAACATGCCGAGTTGTGGGGCAGCCACAAGCGCCAGAATAATCGTGACGCACAGCGTGATGACGGCACTTTTATGGCCTGCCAACTTCAGTCCGAGCATCAGAACGAACAGCAGGATAACAGGAATGACAGAAAGAATTGCAGACATAGATTTCTATTTTTACGTTTGGTATTACGCCATGTTCAAAGGTGATATGCTTCAAAGTTAGCTTTTTCTCTGCAAATTAGTCCTGCAACAGCGTTAAAGTTTGTTGCAAAGTCGGTATTTATCTGCAAGAGAAGATTGCAGACCAGCAGTTACAATGACGGACTACAACCTCTGTATTGACTATCTGCTTGCCACAAATGCGCCTCAAAGAAGACCTCTGAAATCTCCCGATTTTGTAAACATTACCACATGGTTTTTAACACTTCGAGCGTTCACCAAATAGAAATCAGAACGTGCTTTTTGCATGAATGCGAACCCATTTTACGGCTTCGGTATCCTCACTTCTTTCTTCTTGCGTAGTAATTCCAGTCACTTTAGCGCGCAACATGACGGAGATTACAATGCCATTTGAATGAAATGAGAAGCTCATCTGATAGAGATTACATTGCAATTTGATGCAAATTGCAATGCCTGGCAATGCGATTTTGCCCTACATTTTGCATCAAACTTCATAATCTGTTGATAGTCAATAAATTGCAAAATGACAGAATACAGCGCATATTCAGAGCGAGGAGCAAACGCGTTTCAAATACGCGAACGATTTGAAAGCATTTGTAAACATTCATGATTGATTTTAACAAAAGGAACGCCAACTGTGAAATCACATGCAATCTTAGTTTATTCGGCATCGTTGTTTGCAACAGAAAACAAAAGAGGGGAAAGCAAACAGTTGCTCTCCCCCGAAACAAAGATAAAGAATTTAGAGATACTTGTAAAGTCAATTGATGACACTAACGCAAACAGCAAGAGAAAGATTACTCCGCTTACTCACCCCAACCGGGATTTTGTTTCAAGTTAGTGTTCTTATAGCGTTCTGCATTCGAGATGGGATAGAAATACATCTTGTCGGTTATCTCATACGTGCAGAGCTTTTCTTTTGCGAAAGTCAGCGTGCCATCAGCCCGCTTTTCGATATTCACTTTATAGATATCCTTCATGTCACCAAGGGCTTTCCAGCGACGCAAATCCCAGAAACGATATCCCTCGAAAGCCAATTCCACGCGTCGTTCATTGCGTAAACGGGCAAGGAAATCGGCCTTTGACATTCCTGTCGGGAATTTAGGCATCTTCACATTCTTGCGGGAACGGACAAGGTTTACGGCCTCGCGTGCACTCATTGTGAACGGACTTACCACCTGGTCTGGGCCATAGGCCTCGGCCATTGCTTCTGCATAATTCAGCAATATCTCGGCATATCTGAACAATATCCAGTTGTGATCGAAGCTGTTTGTATTCTTTCCAGCCTCAAATATCACCTTGTTATTGAGATATTTCTTCAGATAATACCCTGTTGTTGTCGCATTGAGAAGTGGTTGTCCGTTACGTCCGCCATGATAAGTCTCTACGGGTGTTTTCGCAGGCCACTGCATTCCGTTGAACACAACAGTCATTTGAAGACGTGGGTCACGGTTCTTGTAGGGATTAGCTGCCTGTACCGGATTGTTCCAATCAAACGAACTGCCGTCTGACATTTCGTAAGCGCTGACTAAATTCTCTGTCGGACAGGTATAACCTAACCCTTTTTCAACTCCAATAGGATAGTTGGCAGACTCAAAGTGCGTGGTCTTTCCCTCGGGACGGCAAAGGATAACCTCTGCACTTTGATTGTTGGTGGCGCCGAAAAGGTTCTTGTAATCATCGTCAAGGGCATAGCCAAAGGCTGAAGCCTGACGGATAACATCAAATGCGGCAGTGGCAGCTGCCTCCCATTTTGCAACATCTCCCGAGGTATTGAAAAGCGGACTGGCAAGGTAGAGCGTTGCTCTTGATTTCAAAGCCAATGCTACTCCCTTGCTGACACGCTGCATATTGGCAGCTCCTCCGGGGAGTGTTGTTGTCTTTACAGGAAGATGTTGAGCCACATCGGTACATTCATCAATGACGAAACGAAGCACATTTTCTGCCGAAATAGGCTCTGCCTTTTTTGCATCTTCCTTGGTGAGTGTCTTTGTAATCAGCGGGATATTGCCATAACGTCTGACTAATTCAAAGTAGTAGAAAGCACGCAGACATCTCACTTCATACTGGTAATTGAGATAGCTTGTATAGGTATCTTGGAAGCCATCTGTATATTTCCAATCCTCAAAAGTGAGGCCCAGACAGTTTTCCAAATAGAAGTTTGCGTCGTGAATTGCCTTGTAGTAATGGGCAAAAACATCATCAACGACATAGTTGGGCGACCAACTTCCATTGACAAAACGCTGGATAGCAGCCGTGTTGTTGATATGAATGGCATCGTCGGTAGCAGCATCATGCATGGCACCTCCAATGCCTTCCAATCCATTGGGCAAGTAACTATAGACCTCGGTGCACAACTGTGTAACCTTTGAAGGGTCGTATAACAGTTCGCTACGGTCGTAATATGTTGACTCCGAAGTATTCAGAAAGTCACAGCTGGCAAACATACTGACAGTAACGACAAGCAGTGTTGTGATTTTAATATGTTTCATAACCGAATATTTTAGAATTTCAAATCGAAGCCAACAGCATAGCGTGTCATGCTTGGATGGCCTGTTTTCATGTTCTCAGGATCCATTACCTTGATATGATCAAGACTGAAAAGATCATATGCACGAACATAGACTTTGGCAGCATTCACGTATTTCAATGGCTTTAACTGATGCTTCTTGAAATGATAATACACTTCCAATGTGCGCAACTTAAAATAGGCTCCATTCTTAATCCAAAGGGAATTATTCGCGTAGTTGTTAACCGAACCGACAGAAGTCAGCCGTGGATAGCGCGCATTCGGAGTCTCCGGAGTCCAACGGTTGTCGTAGTATTCCTTTGAAATCGTGCGATTTCCAAACAAAGGATGATAGACGCTGGGCATGTTAGCCATTACACTGACATTGCCAATGCCTTGGAACATGGCATAAAGTCCCCACCCCTTGTAATCTAAATTCAAATCGAAAGAATAGTAGATCTCAGGGAATGCACTGTAGCCTAAAGCTTTCTGATCATACGAATCAATGATACCATCATTATTGAGATCCTTATATTTAAGGTCGCCCGGCTTCACTTGCGACAATGTCTGCTTGACATTACGCTGGTCAATCTCATTCTGATTCTGATAAATTTCCTCTACTACATAGCCGAAGTACTGGCCGATGCGTTTGCCTGTACGCTGTAAATAGCCATAAGGACGATATTCCTCGTTCTGGTTTACGATTTTA
The nucleotide sequence above comes from Segatella oris. Encoded proteins:
- a CDS encoding L-lactate permease encodes the protein MSAILSVIPVILLFVLMLGLKLAGHKSAVITLCVTIILALVAAPQLGMLPDAFKASGIFEVVGWSIVEGMLKAVFPILIIILMAIYSYNILVESRQIEVIKRQFTAITSDKGILVLMLVWGFGGLLEGMAGFGTAVAIPAAILIGLGFKPMFSALVALIGNTVATGFGAVGVPVTTLCNEVAPGGAAPVEAICETSSFAVIQLAPLFILLPFIILTLTDRKAIVKNIILSLWVGGISVVVQYLCAHFLGSETPAIIGSVAAILAILLYVKLFDRKGREGLPTARYSLGETFKAWSVYLFILLLILVSGALCPPVNDFLKSHLVSKVAIPVIGSTFKFGWISNAGLMLFLGATIGGLIQGLSFGRMMRILARTTVNLKNTIITIICLISLASVMNYSGMISAIASGLVAITGGFYPFFAPLIGAVGTFVTGSDTSSNILFAKLQANVAGQLGLTGHSTFYGVPGTETNWLVAANTTGATGGKMISPQSIAIATAACDMQGRDGEILRSALPYAIGYIALGGLMVFLGL
- a CDS encoding RagB/SusD family nutrient uptake outer membrane protein, whose translation is MKHIKITTLLVVTVSMFASCDFLNTSESTYYDRSELLYDPSKVTQLCTEVYSYLPNGLEGIGGAMHDAATDDAIHINNTAAIQRFVNGSWSPNYVVDDVFAHYYKAIHDANFYLENCLGLTFEDWKYTDGFQDTYTSYLNYQYEVRCLRAFYYFELVRRYGNIPLITKTLTKEDAKKAEPISAENVLRFVIDECTDVAQHLPVKTTTLPGGAANMQRVSKGVALALKSRATLYLASPLFNTSGDVAKWEAAATAAFDVIRQASAFGYALDDDYKNLFGATNNQSAEVILCRPEGKTTHFESANYPIGVEKGLGYTCPTENLVSAYEMSDGSSFDWNNPVQAANPYKNRDPRLQMTVVFNGMQWPAKTPVETYHGGRNGQPLLNATTTGYYLKKYLNNKVIFEAGKNTNSFDHNWILFRYAEILLNYAEAMAEAYGPDQVVSPFTMSAREAVNLVRSRKNVKMPKFPTGMSKADFLARLRNERRVELAFEGYRFWDLRRWKALGDMKDIYKVNIEKRADGTLTFAKEKLCTYEITDKMYFYPISNAERYKNTNLKQNPGWGE